In one window of Camelus bactrianus isolate YW-2024 breed Bactrian camel chromosome 13, ASM4877302v1, whole genome shotgun sequence DNA:
- the FAM76A gene encoding protein FAM76A, translated as MAALYACTKCHQRFPFEALSQGQQLCKECRIAHPVVKCTYCRTEYQQESKTNTICKKCAQNVQLYGTPKPCQYCNIIAAFIGNKCQRCTNSEKKYGPPYSCEQCKQQCAFDRKDDRKKVDGKLLCWLCTLSYKRVLQKTKEQRKHLSSSSRASHQEKEQYSRLSGGSHYNSQKTLSTSSIQNEIPKKKSKFESITTNGDSFSPDLALDSPGTDHFVIIAQLKEEVATLKKMLHQKDQMILEKEKKITELKADFQYQESQMRAKMNQMEKTHKEVTEQLQAKNRELLKQAAALSKSKKSEKSGAITSP; from the exons ATGGCGGCACTCTACGCCTGCACCAAGTGCCATCAGCGCTTCCCCTTCGAGGCGCTGTCTCAGGGGCAGCAGCTGTGCAAG GAATGTCGGATTGCACACCCTGTTGTGAAGTGCACCTACTGTAGGACTGAGTACCAGCAGGAGAG TAAAACCAATACAATCTGCAAGAAATGTGCTCAGAATGTGCAGTTGTATGGAACG ccCAAACCTTGTCAGTATTGCAACATAATTGCGGCATTTATTGGCAACAAATGCCAGCGCTGCACAAATTCAGAGAAGAAGTATGGACCACCATATTCCTGTGAACAGTGCAAGCAGCAGTGTGCGTTTGACAGGAAAGATGATAGAAAGAAG GTAGACGGGAAATTGCTGTGCTGGCTGTGCACACTTTCATACAAGCGGGTCCTCCAGAAGACCAAAGAGCAGAGGAAGCACCTGAGCAGCTCTTCCCGTGCCAGCCACCAGGAGAAGGAGCAGTACAGTCGACTGAGTGGTGGTAGCCATTATAACAG TCAGAAAACACTTTCTACGTCTTCAATTCAAAATGAAATCCCAAAGAAAAAATCCAAGTTTGAGTCAATCACAACCAATGGAGACAG CTTTTCCCCAGATCTGGCTCTGGACTCACCAGGCACTGACCACTTTGTCATCATTGCCCAACTGAAGGAAGAAGTAGCCACTCTGAAGAAGATGCTGCATCAAAAAGATCAAATGATtttagagaaagagaagaag ATCACAGAGTTGAAGGCTGATTTTCAATACCAGGAATCTCAGATGAGAGCCAAAATGAACCAAATGGAGAAAACCCATAAGGAAGTCACAGAACAATTGCAG gccaAAAACCGAGAGCTCCTGAAGCAGGCAGCTGCCCTGTCCAAGAGCAAGAAGTCAGAGAAGTCGGGAGCTATAACCTCTCCATGA